A region of Plantactinospora sp. BC1 DNA encodes the following proteins:
- a CDS encoding nucleoside hydrolase, with protein sequence MAERSLVLLDTDIGNDIDDAVCLAYLLAQPDCDLLGITTVSAEPEARAALASVLCRAAGRSVPILPGAAEPLASPPVQGPPPQAAALARWEHETSFPTGAAVEFLRQTIRAHPGEVTLLAIGPLTNVALLFAVDPEVPALLRSLVLMGGAFTSVPGPEWNIHCDPYAAARVYATPVPVHRSVGLDVTTRVRMDADAFLERCANPLLRPVADMAASWFAERPEVTFHDPLAATTLFAPSLCTFAPGEVSVDTGLGPAAGTTTFRPADGGNSPAAGSAPHEVAVEVRPQAALDHYFEVVDAAG encoded by the coding sequence ATGGCCGAACGAAGCCTCGTCCTGCTGGACACCGACATCGGCAACGACATCGACGATGCCGTCTGCCTCGCGTACCTGCTGGCGCAGCCGGACTGCGACCTGCTCGGCATCACCACGGTCAGCGCCGAGCCGGAGGCCAGGGCGGCGCTGGCCAGCGTGCTGTGCCGGGCGGCCGGACGGAGCGTACCGATCCTCCCCGGTGCCGCCGAGCCGCTCGCGAGCCCGCCCGTGCAGGGCCCGCCGCCGCAGGCCGCCGCGCTGGCCCGGTGGGAGCACGAGACCTCCTTCCCGACCGGCGCGGCGGTGGAGTTCCTGCGGCAGACCATCCGCGCCCATCCGGGCGAGGTGACCCTGCTGGCGATCGGCCCGCTGACGAACGTGGCCCTGCTCTTCGCGGTCGACCCGGAGGTCCCGGCGCTGCTCCGCTCGCTGGTGCTGATGGGCGGCGCCTTCACCTCCGTACCCGGCCCGGAGTGGAACATCCACTGCGACCCGTACGCCGCCGCCCGGGTCTACGCCACACCGGTGCCGGTGCACCGCTCGGTCGGCCTGGACGTCACCACCCGGGTGCGGATGGACGCCGACGCGTTCCTGGAGCGCTGCGCCAACCCGCTGCTGCGGCCGGTGGCCGACATGGCGGCGTCCTGGTTCGCGGAGCGGCCGGAGGTCACCTTCCACGACCCGCTGGCCGCGACGACGCTCTTCGCGCCGTCGCTCTGCACCTTCGCGCCGGGCGAGGTCTCCGTCGACACCGGCCTCGGGCCGGCCGCCGGGACCACCACCTTCCGGCCGGCGGACGGCGGAAACAGCCCGGCTGCCGGGTCCGCGCCGCACGAGGTCGCCGTCGAGGTACGCCCGCAGGCCGCCCTCGACCACTATTTCGAGGTGGTCGACGCCGCCGGCTGA